The genomic region aaaaaaaaaaaaaaaaaaaagacaagaaacaacaacaacaacaaaacccaggaAATAATCAGGCTCTATAGAACAAGTTAATAGCATCTTGACTGGTTTTTTGGATGACGGTTTTGTTTCATTAGGGTTTTCgattgttatatatatttaacttCCCTACGTGTTGTTAATCAGATAAGTATAATATACTTTTAGTATACTTTTGAAATTATCCCctatataaattatgaaaatttccGCCATAGACAAAAcaacatttacaaaataactGTCGCAGTTCTCCGGAATTACTAGCCTGTCCAATAATAAAGCCTTCCCACAATCATTTCCCAGTCTCCGTGTTTTACTACAGTGACAGGTAACCGAGCCACTTTCCGTTCACCAACACCATGAACCACCGCGCTCAGCCCTAAGTTTACGTTTAACAGGAGAATGGAGGGACTGGGGGCCCCACCGACTACAGCCCCTCCCGTGAGCAAGCCCCACACACCCAGTTGGGATTCCTCCTGACACCTTCCTGTTCTCACCACGAGGGAGAGACGCCGGGCGCTGCAGACACACAGCTGCTCAAAGACAGCTCTAGGCCTTGGTCCAAGTAACAGCTCCAGGAAGGGGCCACAGCAACAGAAGCCCCGCTGCCTGCTCCACTCCACAGGAGTCTGAGGATCAAGGGCTGCCAGTGGCAAACTTCGGTCTGAAGACTCTAAAACTGAAGTGAAACTGCCCAGTCCCGCCACAGCCACTTCTGGCTCCAACCACGCCCCTCCCCCTCTCAGGACACCCAGTCTCCTAGGCTATTTCCCAGATTCCAGGATGtccccagtacctgcaggtcagaGGGTGACAGAGGGTGTTGCCGACTCCTGGATGGCCCTGGAGTACCAAAAGTTGAAGAGGGAAACCCAGATCAGCACCCAGCTCAAGAGGCAAGCGTTGTTCTAGATCTCAGGAGCTACCTCCTTTTGGTGCATCTCATTGGACGGTTCATATTGGAGCATCTCTGATTGGATAAGgcctcaggccccacctctctgTCCTTGAGTGACAGCATTGGCCTCGGAGAAAAGTCTGAATGAGGCCAGAAGACTGACAATTTCTTGACCACAgcacttttcattttttcccttttccttttattgattAAGGGCAGGGACCAGGACTTTGTTCATGTCGATATTCCAGGGCCACTGGATATACTCTTGCCAAAGAGTACCTGTTTCACAAATTTCGACTAAAGGAATGAAAATCTGTTAACTGAGTGTTAGTTGTGCTAGGCTTAGACACCTATTTAAATAGGAGTTAGACTCTGCCTTGAAGGCATTTTGAATGTATATCATGAAGTCTAGCTAAAAATATGCACAGAAATAACTTAGTCACCTGATAGACAGATGAAGGCATTGGGAGTTCCAGGCAAAGGCCATGGCAGTTCAGAGAAGGGTGAAATTAGGTCAGGTCTCCAGTGAGGGGTTGGCATTGCAGGAGGCTTCATGCTGGAGGTGGTATTTAAGCTCCCaactaataggcacaatgtaggggtacatggtGCACTTCCCCGAtgaaggactcagctacaacGCGGGCTTTACCTAACGATCTCTGTAGCTCTTTCACACATGGCTTTGTGCCTTCTCTGGGATGCAGCTCTGCCTGAGGATTATTTGTAGTTCGCCCTGAATACAAATTACATcctttaattaattttaacaatacatacatacatatgtgttcataaatacacacacagtaaatacatgttttccacTCAGGGAAACAACATAATAACaattacatatatttctttttggtgAAAAAGTTATATGCAGGGTGGACATAAATTcatgtacaattttaaatagtttactGTTTAAACCTCAAACTTtaccatttaaatttaaattgtttacaATTAAACAATTGTAAACAATTACAATTTACTATTAAAttgtaaatttaaattgtttacaATTTCAATTTAAAGtactttactatttaaattgcacatgaactttgcaTCCACCCTATATTTAGAATTAgccagctggacttggtttagatgatcccaattGGGTGGGCAAcatccaaagcatcataatcaggagccagtgGCCCTAGCAGATGAGAGGGTTCCTTCCACTTTAACATCTGGAAGACACTGCTGTAACTCACGGATTGTTAGGAAAATATAATAGTGTCATGAAGGTAAGAATGACATCTCTCAGTACCACTGACAGAGACAATTTTGCACAAGTATTTTTAGTAACTTCACTTCCACATTCGGTGGGACATTTAGATTGCTCTCTTTTCAATTCCAATGTCAAACTTTCTGCTAGTCATCCACcttcttctctccatcaggcctggtcagggtgttgaccttggccacagCAATGTCATAGAACTTCTTCATAGCCTGTTTGACCTGGTGCTTGTTGGGTTTGACATCCACAATCAACACGAGTgtggtgttttcttctctcttcttcaagGTGGACTCAGTGGTCAGGGAGAACTGCATGATGGCACATTGGTCAAGCTTGTCTCCTCTGGGGGAGCTCTTCCTGGCATAATTGGGCTGCCTCTGCAGCAGCCAGAGTGTCTTCAGACACTGAAACGTGGGTGATGCAGGAATATTCTTTTTTGCGTGTCTGTGGTTGACTTTTAGCAGTTTGGCTTTGACTTTGGCTTTGAGAGGGGCATGAACTTCCTTCTTCACCTTCGGCACCATCTTGTGAAAACcaacaactatttttatttttttttttaattgcaaagtataattttaattaaatttgataACAGGTATACATAtgattgattttcaaaaagattaaaacattaaGCTATGAAATTCTGTTCTATTTAAGTGGACATGGGTTATCTTACTCATTCTGTGCCATCTTTTCTTGTTACAAATGAGAAActcaaaatactttctaattacATTCAGACTGAGTTAAATTAGAGAAGTGTCCATAAAGTGAGAATTTCATATATAGAATTCAGGAATTACCTTTAAACTTTGAGCATGGAAATTTTTTGCCTGGGTTTAAATTTAACTCTTTGCTTCTGATGTGGCATGAAATAATCCTGGTCTATAGGTATGCTTTATGAAAGACCAGATCAGAGCACATTTTCTCAGGACTTCTTGAGGCAATACGCTCCTGAGTGGTCACACACATTCAGTTCAAAATAGacctatttaaattaaataaaacaaaacatcccCTCCCCCTTAAAGACCCTATCAAATTTCTTGTCAACACCTTTGAAAGCACTTTGCTATGTCAATTCTCTTTAGTAGGAGTCAAGTAATTTTCCAGTTCTAGCTACAAAGTTTCATAACAAAGGAATCAGAATGCTAATTATTAATTAGTACATCaccttaaaattttcttctttgaatccATAGATAATCTTTTAGCAAATTTCAACTCATAAGAAACAAAACTGGCAGTTTTGCATGCCTGTGTCTGAATCTCAGTATTGTATGACATTAAGGGAATTTTTGTACTTATCCACATAGtaactattttatatttgaaatcaactttaactattaaaattgtataccAGGAAATTAGGGGTATTGCAATAATTGGTTGCAAATAACTTGCCATCTGGTGTTGGGTCAGAGAATGCTATTTCATCAGTGCTGAGAAAACAGCCAAACATGAAACAATTCCTGAGAGTATCTACCAGTCGTCTTGCAATGCGCTTTCTTCTCTTCAATTTGAAAACCCAGATTCTACTTATCCCACAGACTGCAGGTTCTGGTACATTTGAACATTGCCACGCCCTCAGACATTCTTTAGAGCTTGGGCCAGTTGGTTCAGACAGGACCCGAAAGGCCTGTTTGATGGGCTCTGCAATTAAACACCCAACTACTCTCTTTTCATCAGATATAAAGAGGaaagttttggttttgtttggacATCTAGAAACTACTTGCTGAAAGCCCAATTCACTATCAACAAGTTCTTGGACATCTTCTACCTTTCTGACAGCATAACTTGGATCCTGTGGCAGGACCAACACGATTTTCCCATCCCAAAACTCTGCTACTACTCGCTCTTTCTTCCATCCCACATACTTGATTCCTTCCAGAAATCTGTGGTGATGCTGGACATGCTGCATTTCATCCTCAGGGCTGGAAGCAGTATATATCATGCTACAAGATTTACACATAGTAGCCCCAAAACGTTTCTGACCTGCATCAATGATGAGCTGGTCTTTTGATTCTTTATTTGTATCTCTGGTATTTGTACTTTTCTGGGTACTGGCATGTTTCAAGAAGTTAGTACATACAACGGATCCCACAGAAGACTGATCTTCAGCTAGAGATTTTTTTGTATTGACTGAAGACACATTGAAGATGGGATAGATGATGGACTCAGGAGAAATTGTCTTGTTCTCACCAAGGGAATcctctaaagaaaaaatacacttaTTTTTATCAACTTCATATTCCCTTGAAGAAACTACTCCACCTGATGAATCCTGTATTAACTTgtcttcctttttgcttttttcaccCAGTAGCTCAATGTTCAATTTCCTTTCCAGGAATAAGCACTTTGGCATTTGCTTTGTCTCTAAAGGTTTTCTTTCACTGACAGTTTCTACATCAGAATCTTCAGTTATTACTGATTTATTCTTTTGGCTGAGTCCCAGTGACTCATTTTCCAGAGAACATTTTTTAACAgaggatttttttctaataaaaaatgcAGCTCCACCCTGGAGTGTAacctgtggttttgttttttggcttagAACTCGTGGAACGTTAGGGTTGTTTTTAGCTGAATAACAATTATTCTCTTTCTCCATAATTGGCTTATAGGTCACTCGATTTTGCTGAGAACTTTTAGAAGTCCTTGATACAGGCTTGATATGCTTATAACTTGGTTGACACTTAGCAGTTAAATTCTTCTGTGGTTTTTTATTGCTCTTCT from Nycticebus coucang isolate mNycCou1 chromosome 20, mNycCou1.pri, whole genome shotgun sequence harbors:
- the LOC128572742 gene encoding N-acetyltransferase ESCO2-like isoform X2 yields the protein MASFTPRKRKHSLTSDTLLSDIPSKKVILHFTENLFLSTNKKYICQSADENEENVHCSQQGHFTLSPLKTAKKNGLPSARQGSPFKSAVSAVTFYNKNKSYLNPLERKVIKEYRSTYLKTNNEDKSFPSVTGKIKRKPVYFKKSNKKPQKNLTAKCQPSYKHIKPVSRTSKSSQQNRVTYKPIMEKENNCYSAKNNPNVPRVLSQKTKPQVTLQGGAAFFIRKKSSVKKCSLENESLGLSQKNKSVITEDSDVETVSERKPLETKQMPKCLFLERKLNIELLGEKSKKEDKLIQDSSGGVVSSREYEVDKNKCIFSLEDSLGENKTISPESIIYPIFNVSSVNTKKSLAEDQSSVGSVVCTNFLKHASTQKSTNTRDTNKESKDQLIIDAGQKRFGATMCKSCSMIYTASSPEDEMQHVQHHHRFLEGIKYVGWKKERVVAEFWDGKIVLVLPQDPSYAVRKAFRVLSEPTGPSSKECLRAWQCSNVPEPAVCGISRIWVFKLKRRKRIARRLVDTLRNCFMFGCFLSTDEIAFSDPTPDGKLFATNYCNTPNFLVYNFNS
- the LOC128572742 gene encoding N-acetyltransferase ESCO2-like isoform X1, whose protein sequence is MASFTPRKRKHSLTSDTLLSDIPSKKVILHFTENLFLSTNKKYICQSADENEENVHCSQQGHFTLSPLKTAKKNGLPSARQGSPFKSAVSAVTFYNKNKSYLNPLERKVIKEYRSTYLKTNNEDKSFPSVTGKIKRKPVYFKKSNKKPQKNLTAKCQPSYKHIKPVSRTSKSSQQNRVTYKPIMEKENNCYSAKNNPNVPRVLSQKTKPQVTLQGGAAFFIRKKSSVKKCSLENESLGLSQKNKSVITEDSDVETVSERKPLETKQMPKCLFLERKLNIELLGEKSKKEDKLIQDSSGGVVSSREYEVDKNKCIFSLEDSLGENKTISPESIIYPIFNVSSVNTKKSLAEDQSSVGSVVCTNFLKHASTQKSTNTRDTNKESKDQLIIDAGQKRFGATMCKSCSMIYTASSPEDEMQHVQHHHRFLEGIKYVGWKKERVVAEFWDGKIVLVLPQDPSYAVRKVEDVQELVDSELGFQQVVSRCPNKTKTFLFISDEKRVVGCLIAEPIKQAFRVLSEPTGPSSKECLRAWQCSNVPEPAVCGISRIWVFKLKRRKRIARRLVDTLRNCFMFGCFLSTDEIAFSDPTPDGKLFATNYCNTPNFLVYNFNS